The following proteins are encoded in a genomic region of Nitratireductor sp. GISD-1A_MAKvit:
- a CDS encoding alpha/beta hydrolase: protein MVLCAPLLGLPTSPFTARWVRRLAQFLYAFGLGRMYMPGRRNRVKTPEFSPAALSSDKERFERNRATVSAWPGLAINGPTVAWTRAMFDAMEKVSDPDYMAGLHTPSLIIAAGADRVVSNAVIDRYARQLRSGSLLTIDGARHELLQEADQYREQALAAFYAFVGETENPEY from the coding sequence ATGGTGCTGTGCGCCCCGCTTCTGGGCCTGCCCACCTCCCCTTTCACGGCACGATGGGTTCGACGTCTCGCGCAGTTCCTCTACGCATTCGGGCTTGGGCGGATGTACATGCCGGGGCGCCGCAACCGTGTGAAAACGCCCGAGTTCTCTCCCGCCGCGCTGAGCTCCGACAAGGAACGGTTTGAAAGAAACCGCGCCACGGTAAGCGCCTGGCCCGGACTTGCAATCAACGGACCCACCGTTGCGTGGACGCGCGCCATGTTCGACGCCATGGAGAAGGTGAGCGACCCGGACTATATGGCGGGCCTTCACACCCCCTCGCTCATAATCGCAGCCGGCGCGGACCGGGTGGTCTCCAACGCGGTGATCGATCGCTATGCACGGCAGTTGCGATCAGGATCGCTTCTCACGATTGATGGAGCGCGCCATGAACTTCTGCAGGAGGCGGACCAGTATCGCGAGCAGGCGCTGGCTGCATTTTACGCCTTTGTCGGCGAGACGGAAAATCCGGAGTATTGA